One Fusobacterium russii ATCC 25533 genomic region harbors:
- a CDS encoding amidohydrolase, producing the protein MKFDIMREVLQNETYMINLQEYFHLNPEPSDFEDRTVQKIIEELEKIGIKEYIDVEHGGVLAFIKGNRSGKTVLLRADIDALKIDEDSENLNQNKKIISENKGICHACGHDGHMAMLLTAAKILYNHRDLINGNIVLMFERGEEGTGNYAYLYKYIRDNNIHIDSAYGIHLYAGLESGKIAVNTGNVMSGAITLNFVIQGKGGHGARPDEAINPIDCFVAIYNGMTMLRTRKIIPFTPFTDVIGEVHSGTAGNIIADTISFNGGARVFEMDEAIKYKSSLKNLVENTVKAYNCEIVKADILGPMLPVKNDPECSELARKKFSEIIGSERVIEIEPWMASDSMGYHLALWPGVYCLVGIKNEKKGTGAAHHNSKFEIDQEVLKYGAASTIIYALSFLDSNIDTSKSPYIWKDSMLDLFKVTERRKSWIQVLE; encoded by the coding sequence GGACAGTTCAAAAAATAATAGAGGAATTAGAAAAGATAGGAATAAAAGAATACATAGATGTTGAACATGGGGGAGTTTTAGCTTTTATAAAAGGAAATAGAAGTGGAAAGACTGTTTTACTCAGAGCAGATATTGATGCTTTAAAAATAGATGAAGATTCAGAAAATCTCAATCAAAACAAAAAAATTATTTCTGAGAATAAAGGAATTTGTCATGCCTGTGGTCATGATGGGCATATGGCTATGTTACTGACTGCCGCAAAAATACTATATAATCATAGGGATTTAATCAATGGAAATATAGTACTTATGTTTGAACGTGGAGAAGAAGGTACAGGTAATTATGCATATTTATATAAATATATACGGGATAACAATATCCATATTGATTCTGCTTATGGTATACATTTGTATGCAGGACTTGAAAGCGGGAAAATAGCTGTAAACACTGGAAATGTTATGTCAGGAGCAATTACTTTGAATTTTGTTATTCAAGGAAAAGGGGGACATGGTGCACGTCCTGATGAAGCAATTAATCCAATTGATTGTTTTGTTGCTATCTATAATGGAATGACAATGCTTAGAACAAGAAAAATAATTCCTTTCACACCTTTTACAGATGTTATAGGTGAAGTACACTCAGGAACAGCTGGAAATATTATAGCTGATACCATTTCCTTTAACGGAGGAGCGAGAGTATTTGAAATGGATGAGGCTATTAAATATAAGAGTTCTTTAAAAAATTTAGTAGAAAATACTGTAAAAGCTTATAATTGTGAAATAGTAAAGGCAGATATTTTAGGGCCTATGCTTCCAGTTAAAAATGATCCTGAGTGTTCAGAGTTAGCCAGAAAAAAATTTTCTGAAATTATTGGTAGTGAAAGAGTTATAGAAATTGAACCTTGGATGGCTTCTGACAGTATGGGTTATCATTTAGCACTATGGCCAGGAGTTTATTGCTTAGTTGGAATAAAAAATGAAAAAAAAGGAACAGGAGCAGCACATCACAATTCTAAATTTGAAATAGATCAGGAAGTTTTAAAATACGGTGCTGCATCTACAATAATTTATGCACTTTCATTTTTAGACTCAAATATTGATACTTCAAAAAGTCCATATATTTGGAAAGATTCAATGCTGGATTTATTTAAAGTAACAGAGAGAAGAAAAAGTTGGATTCAAGTTTTAGAATAA
- a CDS encoding APC family permease, with the protein MTDNKVTLKQDLGFWDLMGAAVGQIIGAGIMALTGIAIAMTGRSVPLAFILSAVMVLITSLPIAMLNTVARFEGGIYSIIGSMFHKKYTGVYTVLFVLQNLSLSMYCLSFADYALPFLPMVPRKLLAVGLLLIIYVLNMLGIDKFSKFQNIIVSCLVLALTIFTIYGMINMDFSSYYESETFLTDGILGFLTASAQLTFATGGATLIANLSAESKNPTRDIPRVIIISTISVAILYAFMATVAAGILPISQVAGEPLTHVAKTILPKALYIFFIVGGAWTALISTLNSQLASCTKPLIQAAKDGWIPKKLSYIHPKYRTPVYLLSFFFIVGLLPIVFNINISTISRTVTLTSSFSYAMVILGFYSMTKKFSKNWEKSFLFINSSLTTTLVVAALFVYALQALLMCRSLPTHFLIGNIVVIISAFIFANVRYRSKDVNVLDSYTLNEV; encoded by the coding sequence ATGACTGATAACAAAGTTACTCTGAAACAAGATTTAGGATTTTGGGATTTAATGGGGGCAGCTGTTGGACAGATTATAGGAGCTGGAATTATGGCATTAACTGGAATAGCTATAGCTATGACAGGAAGATCAGTTCCTTTAGCTTTTATACTTTCTGCCGTTATGGTTCTAATAACAAGTTTACCAATAGCTATGTTAAATACAGTAGCTAGATTTGAAGGTGGTATATATTCAATTATTGGTTCTATGTTTCATAAAAAATATACAGGAGTTTATACTGTACTTTTTGTACTGCAAAATCTTTCTTTATCTATGTATTGTCTATCTTTTGCAGACTATGCTCTTCCTTTTTTACCAATGGTTCCGAGAAAGCTTTTAGCTGTAGGTTTACTGTTGATAATTTATGTCTTGAATATGTTAGGAATTGATAAATTTTCAAAATTTCAAAATATAATTGTTTCTTGCCTAGTTTTAGCATTAACTATTTTTACAATTTATGGAATGATAAATATGGATTTTTCTTCTTACTATGAAAGTGAAACATTTTTAACAGATGGGATACTAGGTTTTTTAACTGCTTCTGCACAATTAACTTTTGCAACAGGTGGTGCAACATTAATAGCAAACTTATCAGCTGAATCAAAAAATCCTACTAGAGATATACCTAGAGTAATTATTATATCTACAATATCTGTGGCAATACTTTATGCCTTTATGGCTACGGTTGCAGCAGGAATACTTCCAATATCTCAAGTAGCAGGGGAGCCTTTAACTCATGTAGCCAAAACAATATTACCTAAAGCATTATATATCTTCTTTATAGTTGGTGGTGCGTGGACAGCTCTTATTTCAACATTGAATTCTCAACTTGCTAGTTGTACAAAACCTTTAATTCAAGCTGCTAAAGATGGATGGATTCCTAAAAAGTTATCATACATACATCCTAAATATAGAACTCCTGTTTATTTGCTATCTTTCTTTTTCATTGTTGGGCTTTTACCAATTGTATTCAACATAAATATAAGTACAATTTCTAGGACTGTAACTCTTACAAGTTCATTCTCATATGCTATGGTAATTTTAGGTTTTTATAGTATGACAAAAAAATTTTCTAAAAACTGGGAAAAATCTTTCTTGTTTATAAACTCTTCTCTGACAACTACATTAGTAGTGGCAGCACTTTTTGTTTATGCACTGCAAGCACTTTTGATGTGTCGTTCACTTCCAACACACTTCTTAATAGGAAATATAGTTGTAATCATAAGTGCATTCATATTTGCTAA